The Roseibaca calidilacus genome has a window encoding:
- the pncA gene encoding bifunctional nicotinamidase/pyrazinamidase: protein MSHALIVIDLQNDFCPGGALAVAEGGQIVPGVNARMAEAEAVILTQDWHPADHSSFASQHAGRAPMQMIDMPYGPQVLWPDHCVQGSQGAAFHPGLETDRADLIIRKGFRRQIDSYSAFYENDQTTPTGLEGYLRTRGLTELEFVGLATDFCVAWSAMDAAKLGFKVRVLTSLCRGIDLDGSMARALDDMRAAGVELV, encoded by the coding sequence ATGTCCCATGCCCTGATCGTGATTGACCTGCAAAACGATTTCTGCCCCGGCGGCGCGCTGGCCGTGGCCGAGGGCGGCCAGATCGTACCCGGCGTGAATGCCCGTATGGCAGAGGCAGAGGCCGTGATCCTGACGCAAGATTGGCACCCTGCTGACCACAGCTCTTTCGCCAGCCAGCACGCGGGGCGCGCGCCCATGCAGATGATTGACATGCCCTATGGTCCACAAGTGCTGTGGCCGGACCATTGCGTGCAAGGCTCGCAGGGCGCGGCGTTTCATCCGGGTCTGGAAACCGACCGCGCTGATCTGATTATCCGCAAAGGGTTTCGTCGCCAGATCGACAGCTATTCGGCGTTCTATGAGAATGACCAGACCACGCCCACGGGTCTGGAAGGCTATTTGCGCACCCGTGGCCTGACAGAGTTGGAATTTGTCGGGCTGGCCACCGATTTCTGCGTGGCATGGTCCGCGATGGATGCGGCCAAGCTGGGCTTCAAGGTGCGGGTGTTGACCAGCCTCTGCCGCGGCATTGATCTTGACGGGTCCATGGCGCGCGCGCTGGATGACATGCGCGCCGCTGGTGTTGAACTGGTCTGA
- a CDS encoding rhodanese-related sulfurtransferase, which translates to MYTVAALYHFTRFENPAALKAPLAALCCTNGVKGSLLLAGEGINGTIAGRREGIDAVLAHIRALPGCAALEWKESHAPDMPFGRMKVRLKREIVTMGQPDVDPRAGTGHYVDPADWNDLISAPDVAVIDTRNDYEVAIGTFEGAIDPGTKAFGEFPQWWEDNRHRFHNKRIAMFCTGGIRCEKSTNYLLGQGVQEVYHLKGGILKYLEEVPAEQSLWHGACFVFDQRVSVEHGLKPGPHVMCHACRRPLWPEDTKRPEYEDGVQCHHCVDEFTPERREGFRERQRQIALAVQRGTLHMGG; encoded by the coding sequence ATGTATACCGTTGCCGCACTCTATCACTTCACCCGGTTCGAAAACCCTGCCGCGCTGAAAGCGCCGTTGGCCGCTTTATGCTGCACCAACGGTGTGAAAGGCTCGCTACTGCTGGCGGGCGAAGGGATCAACGGCACCATCGCAGGTCGCCGCGAGGGGATCGACGCGGTGCTGGCGCATATCCGCGCGCTGCCGGGATGTGCTGCGCTGGAGTGGAAAGAAAGCCACGCCCCCGACATGCCCTTTGGCCGCATGAAAGTGCGCCTGAAGCGCGAGATCGTGACCATGGGCCAGCCCGATGTGGACCCGCGCGCGGGCACTGGCCACTATGTGGATCCTGCCGATTGGAACGACCTTATCAGCGCGCCCGATGTGGCGGTGATCGACACGCGCAATGATTACGAGGTTGCCATCGGCACGTTTGAAGGCGCGATTGATCCGGGCACAAAGGCATTTGGCGAGTTCCCGCAATGGTGGGAAGACAACCGTCACCGCTTTCACAACAAGCGGATTGCCATGTTCTGCACCGGCGGCATTCGGTGCGAAAAGTCGACCAATTACCTGCTGGGGCAAGGGGTGCAAGAGGTTTACCACCTGAAAGGCGGCATCCTGAAATATCTGGAAGAGGTGCCGGCAGAGCAAAGCCTGTGGCATGGCGCGTGTTTCGTGTTCGACCAGCGCGTGTCGGTGGAACATGGGTTAAAGCCCGGCCCGCATGTCATGTGCCATGCCTGCCGCCGCCCGCTTTGGCCCGAAGACACCAAGCGCCCGGAATATGAGGACGGCGTGCAATGCCACCATTGCGTGGACGAATTCACGCCCGAACGCCGCGAGGGGTTTCGCGAGCGCCAGCGCCAGATTGCCTTGGCGGTCCAGCGGGGCACCCTGCATATGGGTGGTTAA
- a CDS encoding TRAP transporter substrate-binding protein — protein sequence MDRRSFLKTSALGGSAAAASTLAAPAVAQGRITWRMVTTWGKNFPGLGTGAQRLADRITAASDGRLTVELFAAGEIVPALQSLDAVIDGSAEMSHGASYYWQNKSVGLSFYTGVPFGMTSRELSAWVRFGGGQEIWDEIYDQFGLVGLLSGDTGTQAGGWFANELTGLADIQGLRFRTPGLGGQVWQKMGASVTNVAPGEIFPALQSGTLDAAEFVGPYNDRAFGFHQVRKHYYTSSFVEPGLATEVAIDKAKFLDLPSDLQQIIRDAAQAEYDNMPSEFYYNDPIALDDIVKNHGVIVHKEFPEEIIVAGAKAARELLEEIIGGADALTRKTADSYIKAFNLLRTRTQNTDQTFALAREKYFDISDLG from the coding sequence ATGGATCGTCGTTCCTTTTTGAAAACGTCGGCGCTGGGCGGGTCTGCCGCTGCTGCGTCCACACTGGCTGCGCCTGCTGTGGCGCAGGGCCGCATCACATGGCGCATGGTCACCACTTGGGGCAAGAACTTTCCCGGCCTTGGGACTGGTGCCCAACGGTTGGCAGACCGAATCACAGCTGCATCTGACGGGCGTTTGACAGTAGAATTGTTTGCTGCTGGTGAAATCGTCCCAGCCTTGCAGTCCCTTGATGCTGTCATAGACGGGTCGGCCGAAATGAGCCACGGTGCCTCCTACTATTGGCAAAACAAATCGGTTGGCTTGTCCTTCTACACGGGTGTCCCTTTTGGAATGACTTCGCGTGAATTGTCCGCGTGGGTGCGCTTTGGCGGCGGTCAAGAGATTTGGGACGAAATTTATGATCAGTTTGGACTTGTTGGGTTGTTGTCGGGAGATACCGGCACTCAAGCGGGTGGATGGTTTGCGAATGAACTGACTGGTCTTGCCGATATACAAGGCCTGCGCTTCCGCACGCCAGGCCTTGGTGGTCAAGTTTGGCAGAAGATGGGCGCTTCGGTCACAAATGTTGCACCGGGCGAGATTTTCCCAGCCTTGCAGTCCGGCACCCTTGATGCAGCAGAGTTTGTCGGTCCTTACAATGATCGCGCTTTTGGGTTCCATCAGGTGCGAAAGCACTATTACACGTCGTCTTTCGTCGAGCCGGGATTGGCGACTGAGGTCGCAATCGACAAGGCCAAGTTCTTAGATCTCCCGAGCGATTTGCAGCAGATAATCCGAGACGCGGCGCAAGCCGAATATGACAATATGCCGTCGGAATTCTACTACAACGATCCGATTGCGCTTGATGATATTGTCAAGAACCATGGCGTCATCGTTCACAAAGAATTCCCCGAAGAGATCATCGTCGCTGGTGCCAAAGCTGCGCGCGAACTTCTTGAAGAGATCATTGGTGGGGCTGATGCACTCACACGCAAAACTGCGGACAGCTATATCAAAGCGTTCAACCTTCTTCGCACGCGCACGCAAAATACCGATCAGACTTTCGCCCTCGCACGGGAGAAATATTTCGACATTTCGGACCTTGGCTAA
- a CDS encoding TRAP transporter small permease subunit, translated as MTALATLMKAINALNRLVGNIFMWLSVGIVLVCFWVVVERYLFANTRLWMQDLYPWMNGVMFTSVAGYALYRNDHVRVDIFFRPASTLRKAWMDLLGVCIFLMPFAAVVWIYSLTFVNRSIGLLEASPNPGGMPGLFVLKSFILVFAALIALQGVAMAIRSILIIAGREDLVPPDYRYQYELEKA; from the coding sequence ATGACCGCACTCGCCACCTTGATGAAAGCGATTAACGCGCTGAACCGACTTGTCGGCAACATTTTCATGTGGTTGTCGGTGGGGATTGTGCTGGTCTGTTTCTGGGTCGTCGTGGAACGCTACTTGTTCGCCAATACGCGGCTGTGGATGCAGGATTTGTATCCATGGATGAACGGGGTGATGTTCACCTCCGTTGCGGGCTACGCGCTGTATCGGAATGACCATGTGCGCGTGGATATCTTCTTTCGCCCGGCCAGCACGCTGCGCAAGGCATGGATGGACCTGCTGGGTGTGTGCATCTTCCTGATGCCCTTCGCCGCCGTGGTCTGGATCTATTCGCTGACCTTCGTGAACCGGTCCATCGGGTTGCTCGAAGCTTCGCCCAACCCCGGTGGTATGCCCGGCCTGTTCGTGCTGAAAAGCTTCATTCTGGTTTTCGCGGCGCTGATCGCCCTGCAAGGCGTGGCCATGGCGATCCGGTCCATCCTGATTATCGCGGGCCGCGAAGACCTTGTGCCGCCCGACTACCGCTACCAATACGAGTTGGAGAAAGCCTGA
- a CDS encoding TRAP transporter large permease: protein MDPVLIGEILAGTMFLGVIGFLLLGFPVAFTLAGTSILFAFAGLYFGVFDMSNLRSLAGRYTGYMLNEVLVAVPLFIFMGVMLERSNIAEQLLSTMGRLFGDMRGGLGISVILVGALLAASTGVVGATVVTMGLISLPAMLRAGYDPKLACGSICASGTLGQIIPPSTVLIFMGDMIAGMHSQVQMSLGNFAPTTVSVGDLFAGAFIPGLVMVALYIAYILFKAVFDPESCPATPIPPEEKAGLGREIVTALIPPLLLIFAVLGSILGGIATPTEAASVGAVGATLLAGLRGRLKAQIFVDVARRTAVITSMIFIILFGASVFAIVFRQMGGDDLVHEFLSAMPGGALGAMITVMVLMFVLGFILDTFEIIFIVLPITAPTLLMLGVDPVWLGVMIGVNLQTSFLTPPFGFALFYLRGVAPNSVTTGMIYKGAVPFVLLQITAIVLLFIFPQLVLWLPGVLF from the coding sequence ATGGATCCGGTATTGATTGGCGAGATCCTCGCCGGGACAATGTTCCTTGGCGTGATCGGCTTTCTGCTGCTGGGCTTTCCGGTAGCATTTACGCTGGCGGGCACGTCCATTCTGTTCGCCTTTGCGGGGCTGTATTTCGGGGTGTTCGACATGTCGAACCTGCGTTCGCTGGCCGGGCGCTACACCGGCTACATGCTGAACGAGGTGTTGGTCGCCGTGCCCTTGTTCATCTTCATGGGGGTGATGCTGGAACGCAGCAATATCGCGGAACAGTTGCTATCCACCATGGGGCGGCTGTTCGGCGACATGCGCGGCGGGCTTGGAATTTCGGTCATCCTTGTGGGCGCGCTGTTGGCGGCCAGCACCGGCGTTGTGGGCGCAACCGTGGTCACGATGGGGCTGATTTCGCTGCCGGCCATGTTGCGGGCCGGGTATGACCCGAAACTCGCGTGCGGGTCCATCTGCGCCAGCGGCACGCTGGGCCAGATCATCCCGCCCTCGACTGTGCTGATCTTCATGGGCGACATGATCGCGGGCATGCACAGCCAGGTGCAGATGAGCCTTGGAAATTTCGCGCCCACCACCGTTTCGGTGGGCGACCTGTTCGCAGGCGCGTTCATTCCGGGGCTGGTGATGGTCGCGCTCTATATCGCCTATATCCTGTTCAAGGCCGTGTTCGACCCCGAAAGCTGCCCGGCCACCCCCATCCCGCCAGAGGAAAAGGCAGGCTTGGGGCGCGAGATCGTGACCGCGCTGATCCCGCCCTTGCTGCTGATTTTTGCGGTTCTGGGGTCCATCCTTGGCGGCATCGCCACCCCGACCGAAGCTGCGTCAGTCGGTGCCGTGGGCGCAACGCTGCTGGCCGGCCTGCGCGGACGTCTGAAGGCGCAAATCTTTGTCGATGTGGCGCGGCGCACGGCGGTCATCACCTCTATGATCTTCATCATCCTGTTCGGCGCGTCGGTCTTTGCCATCGTGTTCCGCCAGATGGGCGGCGACGATCTGGTGCATGAATTCCTGTCGGCCATGCCGGGCGGCGCATTGGGCGCGATGATTACCGTCATGGTTCTGATGTTCGTGCTGGGCTTCATCCTTGATACGTTCGAGATCATCTTCATCGTGCTGCCCATCACCGCGCCGACCCTGCTGATGCTGGGGGTCGATCCGGTCTGGCTGGGCGTGATGATCGGGGTCAACCTGCAAACCAGCTTCCTGACTCCCCCTTTCGGCTTTGCGCTGTTCTACCTGCGCGGGGTTGCGCCCAATTCGGTGACGACCGGCATGATCTACAAAGGTGCGGTGCCCTTCGTTCTGTTGCAGATCACGGCCATCGTGCTGCTGTTCATATTCCCGCAGCTTGTGCTGTGGCTGCCCGGGGTGCTGTTCTAA
- a CDS encoding FAD-binding domain-containing protein: MTLPAPTRAAALAHLADFTPHMGTRYAKRRNTDYGPGRHGAVSCLSPHIRRRLVAEDEVIAAALAAHGPEGAEKFIQEVVWRSYFKGWLEQRPTTWDSYRDGLERDFETLAIDRKLRAQVQAATEARSGLACFDAWASELLETGYLHNHARMWFASIWIFTFGLPWRVGADFFLRNLLDGDPASNTLGWRWVAGLHTRGKTYAAQAWNIAQFTDGRFAPREADLAPDAPALVHEEPDGLPSRLGLRAPVVPDLSKPTALLLTEEDCTPTLPEGLNIVTTATLAASHLRSPEPVGDHVAAFERAALHDTVQRLGHNAVNMRAGLPGDLAKWAAQAGARQIVTPFVPRGPLRDWLNSATPALEAHGITLAEMQRDWDRHVWPHATAGFFKVKTKIPSILGTAGLL, translated from the coding sequence ATGACCTTACCCGCCCCGACGCGTGCTGCGGCACTTGCGCATCTTGCCGATTTCACGCCACATATGGGCACGCGCTACGCCAAGCGCCGCAACACCGATTACGGGCCGGGGCGGCATGGCGCGGTGTCATGTCTGTCGCCGCATATCCGCCGCCGCTTGGTGGCAGAGGATGAAGTGATCGCCGCCGCTCTGGCCGCGCATGGCCCGGAAGGGGCCGAGAAGTTCATTCAGGAAGTGGTCTGGCGCAGCTATTTCAAAGGCTGGCTAGAGCAGCGCCCCACCACTTGGGACAGCTACCGCGACGGGCTGGAGCGCGATTTCGAAACACTGGCGATTGACCGCAAATTGCGCGCACAAGTACAGGCCGCGACCGAAGCGCGCAGCGGCTTGGCCTGTTTCGATGCCTGGGCCAGCGAACTGCTGGAAACCGGCTATCTGCACAATCACGCCCGGATGTGGTTTGCATCTATCTGGATATTCACCTTCGGCCTGCCATGGCGTGTGGGCGCGGATTTCTTTCTGCGCAACCTGCTGGATGGCGACCCGGCATCGAACACCCTTGGCTGGCGCTGGGTCGCAGGGCTGCACACGCGCGGCAAGACCTATGCCGCGCAGGCGTGGAACATCGCTCAGTTCACTGACGGGCGCTTTGCCCCGCGCGAGGCCGATCTGGCCCCCGACGCCCCCGCGCTTGTACATGAGGAGCCGGACGGTTTGCCTTCCCGTCTGGGCCTGCGCGCCCCGGTCGTGCCGGACCTTTCCAAACCCACCGCCCTGCTGCTGACCGAAGAGGACTGCACCCCAACCCTGCCCGAAGGGTTGAACATTGTCACCACCGCCACGCTTGCGGCCAGCCATCTGCGTTCACCCGAACCGGTTGGCGACCATGTCGCCGCGTTCGAACGCGCCGCACTGCACGACACGGTGCAACGGCTGGGCCATAACGCGGTCAACATGCGTGCGGGCCTGCCCGGAGATCTGGCGAAATGGGCCGCGCAGGCCGGTGCGCGCCAGATCGTCACGCCCTTCGTGCCACGCGGGCCGCTGCGCGACTGGTTGAACAGCGCCACACCCGCGTTGGAAGCACATGGCATTACGCTGGCCGAGATGCAGCGCGACTGGGACCGCCATGTCTGGCCCCATGCCACCGCCGGGTTCTTCAAGGTGAAAACGAAAATCCCCAGCATACTGGGCACTGCGGGCTTGCTTTGA
- the dapF gene encoding diaminopimelate epimerase, giving the protein MTSTAQTFIKMHGAGNDFVVIDSRHHAGGVMTSALARAIGDRHRGVGFDQLAELRAADDADLTLDFWNADGSRAGACGNATRCVAAMVMGQTGAQKLTIRTARGLLLAENRDGQIWVNMGAPVLDWHSIPLAHACDTLHLPLPGDPAGVGMGNPHCVFFVADADTAPVAEHGAQVEHDPLFPEATNVEFASVVAPDHLRLRVWERGTGITLACGSGACATAIAAHLRGLTGRQVTITADGGALMVDWREDGVWLTGPVATVFTATLAAGFGA; this is encoded by the coding sequence ATGACCAGCACGGCCCAAACATTTATCAAGATGCACGGCGCGGGAAATGATTTCGTCGTGATCGACTCGCGCCATCATGCGGGCGGGGTGATGACATCTGCGCTGGCGCGCGCCATTGGCGACCGGCATCGCGGCGTGGGCTTTGACCAATTGGCGGAGCTGCGCGCGGCGGATGATGCCGATCTGACACTTGATTTTTGGAATGCCGATGGCTCTCGTGCCGGGGCATGTGGCAATGCAACGCGCTGCGTGGCGGCGATGGTCATGGGGCAGACCGGCGCGCAAAAACTGACCATCCGCACCGCGCGCGGGCTACTGCTGGCCGAAAACCGCGACGGGCAAATCTGGGTCAATATGGGTGCGCCGGTGCTGGACTGGCACAGCATTCCGCTAGCGCATGCGTGCGATACACTGCATCTGCCCCTGCCCGGCGACCCGGCAGGGGTGGGCATGGGCAACCCGCATTGCGTGTTCTTCGTGGCAGATGCAGACACAGCCCCTGTGGCAGAGCATGGCGCCCAAGTCGAACATGACCCGCTTTTCCCGGAAGCAACCAATGTCGAATTCGCGTCGGTGGTTGCCCCCGACCACCTGCGCCTGCGGGTGTGGGAGCGCGGCACCGGCATAACGCTCGCCTGTGGGTCCGGGGCCTGTGCCACCGCAATCGCCGCCCATTTGCGCGGCCTGACCGGGCGGCAAGTGACCATCACCGCCGATGGCGGCGCGCTGATGGTCGATTGGCGCGAGGATGGCGTCTGGCTGACCGGGCCCGTCGCCACGGTTTTCACCGCGACGCTGGCCGCAGGATTCGGCGCATGA